From the genome of Deinococcus sp. JMULE3, one region includes:
- the miaA gene encoding tRNA (adenosine(37)-N6)-dimethylallyltransferase MiaA: MQGPQTVPILTAPTAAGKSALALEAALACGAEIVSADAFTVYRGLDIGTAKPGAQDLACVPHHLIDVADVTGTFDVARFVTLAEAAIRDVLARGRTPLVVGGTGFYLQGLMQGLPLTPPSDPQVREEVEADLEARGLDALLADIAATDPAEAARMERNPRRVVRAVEVHRRTGRYPGSFGRSEPAFRYAPLAFTRSPEDLEARMHARVLEMFTRGWADEAAWLAAQVDPDALPRPTVWQALGYREALAVARGALSVHDAAAQVTLATRQYAKRQLTFTRTQLRVPVLSAHEVPAALTELLTR, from the coding sequence GTGCAAGGCCCGCAGACCGTTCCGATCCTGACCGCCCCCACTGCCGCCGGGAAGTCCGCCCTGGCGCTGGAGGCGGCGCTGGCGTGCGGCGCGGAGATCGTCAGTGCGGACGCGTTCACGGTGTACCGCGGGCTGGATATCGGCACGGCGAAGCCCGGCGCGCAGGACCTGGCGTGTGTGCCGCATCATCTGATCGACGTGGCGGACGTGACCGGGACGTTCGACGTGGCGCGTTTCGTGACGCTGGCCGAGGCGGCCATCCGGGACGTGCTGGCGCGCGGGCGGACGCCGCTGGTGGTGGGCGGCACCGGCTTCTACCTGCAGGGCCTGATGCAGGGGCTGCCGCTGACCCCACCCAGCGACCCGCAGGTCCGCGAGGAGGTCGAGGCGGACCTGGAGGCACGGGGCCTGGACGCCCTGCTGGCCGACATCGCCGCGACCGACCCGGCCGAGGCGGCCCGCATGGAACGCAACCCGCGCCGCGTGGTGCGGGCCGTGGAGGTCCACCGCCGGACCGGGCGGTACCCGGGGTCGTTCGGGCGCAGTGAGCCCGCCTTCCGGTACGCGCCGCTGGCGTTCACGCGCTCCCCGGAGGACCTGGAAGCGCGCATGCACGCGCGCGTGCTGGAAATGTTCACGCGTGGCTGGGCGGACGAGGCCGCGTGGCTGGCCGCGCAGGTGGACCCGGACGCGCTGCCCAGGCCGACGGTGTGGCAGGCCCTCGGGTACCGCGAGGCGCTCGCCGTGGCGCGCGGCGCCCTGAGCGTGCATGACGCGGCGGCGCAGGTGACGCTCGCCACGCGGCAGTACGCGAAACGTCAGCTGACGTTCACCCGGACGCAACTGCGCGTCCCTGTCTTAAGCGCCCATGAAGTCCCGGCGGCCCTGACGGAACTCCTGACCCGCTAG
- a CDS encoding Hsp20/alpha crystallin family protein — MNEPVLARLHHLMTLREEVESLAGVGPWTPAADWCDGDTHLELHLDVPGVQPDSLELLEEGDTVTVAGQRPEVTRLLHAERPSGTFRRTFTFPEPVVPQSGQAALSGGVLTVKFEKRHPTINVTAHRDDTPGED, encoded by the coding sequence ATGAACGAACCCGTGCTGGCGCGCCTGCACCACCTCATGACGCTGCGCGAGGAGGTCGAGTCCCTCGCAGGCGTCGGCCCCTGGACCCCCGCTGCCGACTGGTGCGACGGCGACACCCACCTGGAACTGCACCTGGACGTCCCCGGCGTGCAGCCCGACTCGCTGGAACTGCTGGAGGAAGGCGACACCGTCACCGTCGCCGGACAGCGGCCCGAAGTGACCCGACTGCTGCACGCCGAGCGGCCCAGCGGCACCTTCCGCCGCACCTTCACCTTCCCGGAACCCGTCGTGCCCCAGTCCGGGCAGGCGGCCCTGAGCGGCGGCGTCCTGACCGTGAAGTTCGAGAAACGCCACCCGACCATCAACGTGACCGCCCACCGCGACGACACTCCCGGCGAGGACTGA
- a CDS encoding TerC family protein, translating to MNEFLHVMSTPQGWVAILSLTLLELVLGIDNIVFITLLASRLPRHQQALARTLGLGLAVVTRVALLAGIAWLTRLQAPLFSLLGHDFSVRDLILIGGGLFLMVKSVRELSRMAADPLGTGEAQVGQVSLLGVILQIPLIDIVFSLDSVITAIGVSGDVPVMITAVVIAMVIMVAASGPISRYLDTHPPLKLLAAAFLLLVGTNLVAEAFEVGVPSTYLYFTMLFAGVVMLFTVRAARTVRTQAVDRAVQEALTARKDEAATDEPDTGGGGPRPDR from the coding sequence GTGAACGAGTTCCTGCACGTCATGAGCACCCCGCAGGGCTGGGTGGCGATCCTGAGCCTGACGCTGCTGGAACTGGTGCTGGGCATCGACAACATCGTGTTCATCACGCTGCTGGCCTCGCGGTTGCCCCGGCATCAGCAGGCGCTGGCGCGCACGCTGGGCCTGGGACTGGCCGTCGTGACGCGCGTGGCGCTGCTGGCGGGCATCGCGTGGCTGACGCGCCTGCAGGCGCCCCTGTTCAGCCTGCTCGGGCACGACTTCAGCGTCCGCGACCTGATCCTGATCGGCGGCGGGCTGTTCCTGATGGTCAAGAGCGTCCGGGAACTGTCCCGCATGGCGGCCGATCCGCTCGGGACCGGCGAGGCGCAGGTGGGGCAGGTGTCGCTGCTGGGCGTGATCCTGCAGATACCGCTGATCGACATCGTGTTCAGTCTGGACAGCGTCATCACGGCCATCGGGGTCAGCGGTGACGTGCCGGTCATGATCACGGCGGTCGTGATCGCCATGGTCATCATGGTGGCCGCCAGCGGCCCGATCAGCCGCTACCTGGACACCCACCCGCCGCTGAAACTGCTCGCCGCGGCGTTCCTGCTGCTCGTCGGGACAAACCTCGTCGCAGAGGCCTTCGAGGTCGGTGTGCCCAGCACGTACCTGTACTTCACGATGCTGTTCGCCGGGGTGGTCATGCTGTTCACGGTCCGCGCCGCCCGCACCGTCCGCACGCAGGCCGTGGACCGTGCCGTGCAGGAGGCGCTGACCGCCCGCAAGGACGAGGCCGCCACGGACGAGCCGGACACGGGCGGAGGCGGACCCCGGCCTGACCGCTGA
- a CDS encoding AI-2E family transporter: MTTPDPRPPTSIFVLNLLPVAFAVILILLGLSFFSKVAPSLLAITLAIIVATALNPVARRLERHMPRAAAGALTVLLVVAVISAALVVAVPPIAAQLGSIGGSTFDLSRIEPKLNAWLRAHPQMDAMLPDDIIDKAQTQLSKLSSRAAEQLPSLLSLILGGVFTGLVTLVMVVYVLGNPVPLVNGVLGAVPPKHRLAATYALAQILKQTGAWGRATLLVMLVTGSCTALGFYLLGVQNWLVFGLLAALGELVPTIGPIVATIPPILFTLADDPQKAVWVAVFVLVFQQVSGFALSPLLVGGAGNLHPLSVIVGVILFGGVFGLVGAFLTVPFLIVIKAIYQHFYLREAPDIPDAVAMALISGVVEEQLDREEEAREAVRKARAEVQDAELERQLEQGELDLEAALATEVTPDPGDPGESPDTPTTPRAP; this comes from the coding sequence GTGACCACCCCGGACCCCCGCCCACCCACCAGCATCTTCGTCCTGAACCTCCTGCCGGTCGCGTTCGCAGTCATCCTGATCCTGCTGGGCCTGTCGTTCTTCAGCAAGGTCGCCCCCAGCCTGCTGGCGATCACCCTGGCGATCATCGTCGCGACCGCCCTGAATCCGGTCGCACGCCGACTCGAACGGCACATGCCGCGCGCGGCCGCCGGGGCGCTGACCGTCCTGCTGGTCGTCGCGGTGATCTCGGCCGCGCTGGTCGTCGCGGTGCCGCCCATCGCCGCGCAGCTGGGCAGCATCGGCGGCAGCACCTTCGACCTCAGCCGCATCGAACCGAAACTGAACGCCTGGCTGCGCGCCCACCCGCAGATGGACGCCATGCTGCCCGACGACATCATCGACAAGGCCCAGACCCAGCTGAGCAAACTGAGCAGCCGCGCCGCCGAACAGCTCCCTAGCCTCCTGAGCCTGATTCTGGGCGGCGTGTTCACCGGCCTGGTGACCCTCGTCATGGTCGTGTACGTCCTCGGGAACCCCGTGCCGCTCGTGAACGGCGTGCTGGGCGCCGTGCCGCCCAAGCACCGGCTGGCCGCCACGTACGCCCTGGCGCAGATCCTCAAGCAGACCGGCGCGTGGGGCCGCGCCACGCTGCTCGTCATGCTCGTCACGGGCAGCTGCACCGCGCTGGGCTTCTACCTGCTGGGCGTACAGAACTGGCTGGTGTTCGGCCTGCTGGCCGCGCTGGGCGAACTGGTCCCCACCATCGGCCCCATCGTCGCGACCATCCCGCCGATCCTGTTCACCCTCGCGGACGACCCGCAGAAGGCCGTGTGGGTCGCCGTGTTCGTGCTGGTATTCCAGCAGGTCAGCGGCTTCGCCCTCAGCCCCCTGCTGGTCGGCGGGGCCGGGAACCTGCACCCCCTGAGCGTCATCGTGGGCGTCATCCTGTTCGGCGGGGTGTTCGGCCTGGTCGGCGCGTTCCTGACCGTCCCGTTCCTGATCGTCATCAAGGCCATCTACCAGCACTTCTACCTGCGCGAAGCGCCGGACATCCCCGACGCGGTCGCCATGGCCCTCATCAGCGGCGTCGTCGAGGAGCAACTCGACCGGGAAGAGGAGGCCCGCGAGGCCGTCCGCAAGGCCCGCGCCGAGGTGCAGGACGCCGAACTGGAACGCCAGCTGGAACAGGGCGAACTGGACCTGGAGGCCGCGCTGGCGACCGAGGTCACCCCCGATCCCGGCGACCCCGGCGAGTCACCCGACACGCCCACCACCCCGCGCGCCCCCTGA
- the typA gene encoding translational GTPase TypA produces the protein MEYRNIAIIAHVDHGKTTLVDGLLKQTLKLGHGEEIAERAMDSNDLERERGITILAKNTAVEYNGVKINIVDTPGHADFGGEVERVLGMVDGCLVLVDAAEGPMPQTRFVLRKAIELGLKPIVVINKIDRNDARPEEVVNLTFDLMAELGANDDQLDFPILYAIAREGKAFKDLNAPTEDMHELFDMVLEHIPAPKVDLEAPFQMLVTNLDYNEYLGRIVLGRVNRGVVKKGEFVQLMHKDGTMTKTRVVQPFTHMGLRRIEIDQVGAGDIVALAGIEDAQIGETVADLADPEALPIITVDEPTVSMIFQPNTSPFAGKEGKYVTSRHINDRLKREVMTNVSLKVEEIRPDEFKVSGRGELHLSILLETMRREGYEVQVGAPQVIIREIDGEKHEPIEHLVIDVPENHSSTVIGVLGARKGQMVNMEPQGTRTRVEFKIPSRALFGFRTQFLSMTQGEGIMSHIFDGYAPWAGELKTRQNGSLVSMEDGVAFAYSIWKLQDRGSFFIDAGQDVYVGMIVGENAREQDMNVNVCKNKKLTNVRSSGADEALTLIPPKRMSLEDALEYISEDELVELTPQSIRLRKKILNPSFRK, from the coding sequence ATGGAATACCGCAATATCGCCATCATCGCCCACGTCGACCACGGCAAGACCACGCTCGTCGACGGCCTGCTCAAGCAGACCCTGAAACTCGGCCACGGTGAGGAAATCGCCGAACGCGCCATGGACAGCAACGACCTCGAACGCGAACGTGGCATCACCATCCTCGCGAAGAACACCGCCGTCGAGTACAACGGCGTGAAGATCAACATCGTCGACACCCCCGGCCACGCCGACTTCGGCGGGGAAGTCGAACGCGTCCTCGGCATGGTCGACGGCTGCCTGGTGCTCGTGGACGCCGCCGAAGGCCCCATGCCCCAGACCCGCTTCGTGCTGCGCAAGGCCATCGAACTGGGCCTCAAGCCCATCGTGGTCATCAACAAGATCGACCGCAACGACGCCCGCCCCGAAGAGGTCGTGAACCTCACCTTCGACCTGATGGCCGAACTCGGCGCGAACGACGACCAGCTGGACTTCCCGATCCTGTACGCCATCGCCCGCGAAGGCAAAGCGTTCAAGGACCTGAACGCCCCCACCGAGGACATGCACGAACTGTTCGACATGGTCCTCGAGCACATCCCCGCGCCCAAGGTCGACCTGGAAGCCCCCTTCCAGATGCTCGTCACGAACCTCGACTACAACGAGTACCTGGGCCGCATCGTGCTGGGCCGCGTCAACCGCGGCGTCGTCAAGAAGGGCGAATTCGTCCAGCTGATGCACAAAGACGGCACCATGACCAAGACGAGGGTCGTGCAGCCCTTCACCCACATGGGCCTGCGCCGCATCGAGATCGACCAGGTCGGCGCCGGTGACATCGTCGCCCTGGCCGGCATCGAGGACGCGCAGATCGGCGAGACCGTCGCCGACCTCGCCGACCCCGAGGCGCTGCCCATCATCACCGTGGACGAACCCACCGTGAGCATGATCTTCCAGCCGAACACCAGCCCCTTCGCGGGCAAGGAAGGCAAGTACGTCACCAGCCGCCACATCAACGACCGCCTCAAGCGCGAAGTGATGACCAACGTGTCCTTGAAAGTCGAGGAAATCCGCCCCGACGAGTTCAAGGTCAGCGGCCGCGGCGAGCTGCACCTCTCGATCCTGCTGGAAACCATGCGCCGCGAAGGCTACGAAGTGCAGGTCGGCGCGCCCCAGGTCATCATCCGCGAGATCGACGGCGAGAAACACGAACCCATCGAGCACCTCGTGATCGACGTGCCCGAGAACCACTCCAGCACCGTCATCGGCGTCCTTGGCGCCCGCAAGGGCCAGATGGTCAACATGGAACCCCAGGGCACCCGCACCCGCGTGGAATTCAAGATCCCCAGCCGCGCCCTGTTCGGCTTCCGCACCCAGTTCCTGAGCATGACGCAGGGCGAAGGCATCATGAGCCACATCTTCGACGGGTACGCCCCGTGGGCCGGTGAACTCAAGACCCGCCAGAACGGCTCGCTGGTCAGCATGGAAGACGGCGTCGCGTTCGCGTACTCCATCTGGAAACTCCAGGACCGCGGCAGCTTCTTCATCGACGCCGGCCAGGACGTGTACGTCGGCATGATCGTCGGCGAGAACGCCCGCGAGCAGGACATGAACGTGAACGTCTGCAAGAACAAGAAGCTCACGAACGTCCGCTCCAGCGGCGCCGACGAGGCCCTCACCCTGATCCCCCCCAAGCGCATGAGCCTGGAAGACGCCCTGGAGTACATCAGCGAGGACGAACTCGTCGAACTGACCCCCCAGAGCATCCGCCTGCGCAAGAAGATCCTGAACCCCAGCTTCCGCAAGTAA
- a CDS encoding IS3 family transposase: protein MTPAERRAAARQLVAAQVKPERACLLVGIPRSTWYYRPKPRHDGDLRQHIRELALVHPRRGYRFIHALLVQEGHRINRKKVRRIWREEHLTVNTRCRKKIRTGAGVPMQAAYPDHVWTYDFLFDQTLEGTTLKILTLTDEFTRQSLALRVAESFTSMDVKDVLHEVIAKRGAPGFIRSDNGPEFIARDLGIWLAVQDVGTRFIQPGKPWQNGFAESFHSRLREECLNLEVFYSARHAGVVLDSYRNFYNARRPHSSLGYRTPDDFAQQARGRPAAPLCGQGTANVDVRPSPG, encoded by the coding sequence GTGACGCCCGCCGAGAGACGGGCGGCAGCGAGGCAACTCGTCGCCGCCCAGGTCAAGCCCGAACGGGCTTGCCTCCTGGTGGGCATTCCCAGATCCACCTGGTACTACCGTCCGAAGCCGCGTCACGATGGGGATCTCCGGCAGCACATTCGCGAACTGGCCCTTGTGCATCCTCGACGCGGGTACCGGTTCATTCACGCGCTGCTCGTCCAGGAGGGACATCGCATCAACCGGAAGAAGGTCCGGCGCATCTGGCGGGAAGAGCACCTGACGGTCAATACCAGATGCCGGAAGAAGATCCGCACGGGAGCGGGTGTTCCCATGCAGGCTGCGTACCCCGACCACGTGTGGACGTATGACTTCCTCTTCGATCAGACCCTGGAGGGGACGACATTGAAGATCCTGACGCTGACTGATGAGTTCACCCGTCAGTCCCTGGCGTTGCGGGTGGCGGAGTCCTTCACGTCCATGGACGTGAAGGACGTCCTGCACGAGGTCATTGCCAAGCGTGGCGCGCCAGGATTCATCCGCAGCGACAACGGCCCGGAGTTCATCGCCCGCGACCTGGGGATCTGGCTGGCGGTTCAGGACGTTGGCACTCGGTTCATTCAGCCAGGGAAACCGTGGCAGAACGGCTTCGCTGAGAGTTTCCACTCTCGGTTGCGGGAGGAATGTCTGAATCTGGAGGTGTTCTACTCGGCGCGGCACGCCGGTGTCGTCCTGGACAGCTATCGCAACTTTTACAACGCCAGAAGACCGCATTCCTCGCTGGGCTACCGAACCCCTGACGATTTTGCTCAGCAGGCCAGGGGGCGGCCTGCCGCCCCCCTTTGCGGACAGGGCACCGCAAATGTGGACGTCAGACCGTCCCCTGGGTAA
- a CDS encoding transposase, whose product MKNRQFSEDQIIKLLQDAKKGEKSVEDLCRDFGCSPASFYAWKKKYGDTAPDEAKRLRRLEKENARLLKIVGQQRLEIDAMKDVIQKKR is encoded by the coding sequence ATGAAAAACCGGCAGTTCAGCGAAGATCAGATCATCAAACTGCTCCAGGACGCCAAAAAGGGCGAGAAGTCAGTCGAGGACCTGTGCCGTGACTTCGGCTGCAGTCCGGCGTCCTTTTACGCCTGGAAGAAGAAATACGGCGATACGGCGCCCGACGAAGCCAAACGGCTTCGTCGTCTGGAGAAGGAGAACGCCCGCCTCCTGAAAATTGTTGGGCAGCAGCGCCTGGAAATCGATGCCATGAAGGACGTGATCCAGAAAAAGCGGTGA
- a CDS encoding class I SAM-dependent methyltransferase, whose product MHATQTEAARRLREQYPHATRLLELGAGGGQFAVSAAAEGFTVTALELREAGTRHTLRLAREHGVTLRAITGDFYAADPGGPFDLIVYWDGFGVGSDDDQRRLLTRTAGWLAPQGHALLDIYTPWYWADHAGYTRRADTYTQVYGYDRAGCRMTDTYVDSGGQRHTQSLRCYSPDDLHRLLAGTGLRLARAEPGGMFDTATGTWHPHSDWASCMTFQAVLVPG is encoded by the coding sequence GTGCATGCGACGCAGACCGAGGCGGCCCGGCGCCTGCGCGAGCAGTACCCGCACGCGACCCGACTGCTGGAACTCGGCGCCGGGGGCGGTCAGTTCGCCGTGAGTGCCGCTGCTGAGGGGTTCACGGTTACGGCGCTGGAACTCCGTGAGGCGGGCACGCGCCATACGCTGCGGTTGGCGCGCGAGCACGGCGTGACCCTGCGTGCCATTACGGGAGACTTCTACGCGGCCGATCCGGGCGGTCCATTCGATCTGATCGTGTACTGGGACGGCTTCGGGGTCGGCAGCGACGACGACCAGCGCCGACTGCTGACCCGCACCGCCGGCTGGCTGGCACCCCAGGGGCACGCGCTGCTGGACATCTACACCCCGTGGTACTGGGCCGATCATGCCGGGTACACCCGACGCGCCGACACGTACACGCAGGTGTACGGGTATGACCGTGCAGGCTGCCGCATGACCGACACGTACGTGGACTCCGGCGGGCAGCGGCACACGCAGTCGCTCCGCTGCTACTCCCCCGACGACCTGCACCGACTGCTGGCGGGCACGGGGCTGCGCCTGGCGCGGGCCGAGCCGGGCGGGATGTTCGACACTGCGACCGGAACGTGGCACCCGCACTCGGACTGGGCGTCCTGCATGACCTTCCAGGCGGTCCTCGTTCCGGGGTAG
- a CDS encoding TRAP transporter permease — MSDPTRPISSDPTLTPPGQEMTDGERRAIEMVEAAETGGRKLGGWQRGLVTLVAVAWCLYQMYAAQVGNIDTLTLRATHLGFAFFLAYLVFPHRKTPGQPQTRVPWYDWILGIGATGTAAYLIAQYPSIANQQGGLLTNTDVWVGSGMIILLLLAAWRTIGIAMPIVAGVFMLYALTGPKGLIRGDLGPQLQLHAGQTWPQVVGQLFANTEGIFGTAIGVSAQIVFLFVLFGAIFDKLGAGEWFMRVAQGVLGGFRGGAAKASILSSALNGVISGSAVSNVVTGGNITIGTMIRTGYSREKAGAIEVASSSNGQLMPPVMGAAAFIMAQNLNIEYRSLILAAAIPAFLCYGALLVVAHIEALKLGLKGLPKSELPPVRRTLLSGWYYMLPLGYLIGTLTINPEATPERVALNTIFVMLIMMFIQEAVFAQRDGRGAAQGLLDGGKKIIEAFEGGARSMIGIAIATAAAGIIVGIVTITGLGFGLADIVQLASDGIRNAFAFAGPQVATFAAIVVVLLMAQLIALILGMGLPTTANYILMSALIVPIIAKIAGLDPTNPAQMLPVHMFVFYFGIMADSTPPVALAAFAAAAISGGNPVATGVQAFQYELRTALLAYMMFFNPQLLLIANGRLGGVTWAEAIPMILFAFIGLVAFSAATLRFLHRRTNPLQAILLLVASLILIIPTEIVWNLGALALIAAVYFWQKVGSRAEPPAEPPAALA, encoded by the coding sequence ATGAGCGACCCCACCCGCCCCATCAGCAGCGACCCCACACTCACCCCACCCGGCCAGGAGATGACCGACGGCGAACGCCGCGCCATCGAGATGGTCGAGGCCGCCGAGACCGGCGGACGCAAACTCGGCGGCTGGCAGCGCGGCCTCGTCACCCTGGTCGCCGTCGCCTGGTGCCTGTACCAGATGTACGCCGCGCAGGTCGGCAACATCGACACCCTCACCCTGCGCGCCACGCACCTGGGCTTCGCGTTCTTCCTCGCGTACCTGGTGTTCCCACACCGCAAGACGCCGGGCCAGCCGCAGACCCGCGTGCCCTGGTACGACTGGATCCTGGGCATCGGCGCGACCGGCACCGCCGCGTACCTCATCGCGCAGTACCCCAGCATCGCCAATCAGCAGGGCGGCCTGCTGACGAACACCGACGTGTGGGTCGGCAGCGGCATGATCATCCTGCTGCTGCTCGCCGCGTGGCGCACCATCGGCATCGCCATGCCCATCGTCGCGGGCGTGTTCATGCTGTACGCCCTGACCGGCCCCAAGGGCCTGATCCGCGGCGACCTGGGCCCACAGCTCCAGCTGCACGCCGGGCAGACCTGGCCGCAGGTCGTGGGTCAGCTGTTCGCCAACACGGAAGGCATCTTCGGAACTGCCATCGGCGTCTCGGCGCAGATCGTGTTCCTGTTCGTGCTGTTCGGCGCGATCTTCGACAAGCTCGGCGCGGGCGAATGGTTCATGCGCGTCGCGCAGGGCGTCCTGGGCGGCTTCCGGGGCGGCGCGGCCAAGGCCAGCATCCTGTCCAGCGCCCTGAACGGCGTGATCTCCGGCTCGGCCGTCAGCAACGTCGTCACCGGCGGGAACATCACCATCGGCACCATGATCCGCACCGGGTACAGCCGCGAGAAGGCCGGCGCCATCGAGGTCGCCAGTTCCAGCAACGGCCAGCTCATGCCGCCCGTCATGGGCGCCGCCGCGTTCATCATGGCGCAGAACCTGAACATCGAGTACCGCAGCCTGATCCTCGCCGCCGCCATTCCCGCGTTCCTGTGTTACGGCGCGCTGCTCGTCGTGGCACACATCGAGGCGCTCAAGCTCGGCCTGAAGGGCCTGCCCAAAAGCGAACTGCCCCCGGTGCGCCGCACGCTGCTGAGCGGCTGGTACTACATGCTGCCGCTGGGCTACCTGATCGGCACCCTGACCATCAACCCCGAGGCCACCCCGGAACGCGTCGCGCTGAACACCATCTTCGTCATGCTGATCATGATGTTCATCCAGGAGGCCGTGTTCGCGCAGCGTGACGGACGCGGCGCCGCGCAGGGCCTCCTCGACGGCGGGAAGAAGATCATCGAGGCGTTCGAGGGCGGCGCCCGGTCCATGATCGGCATCGCCATCGCCACCGCCGCCGCCGGGATCATCGTCGGCATCGTGACCATCACCGGGCTGGGTTTCGGCCTGGCGGACATCGTGCAGCTCGCCAGCGACGGCATCCGCAACGCCTTCGCGTTTGCCGGTCCGCAGGTCGCCACCTTCGCCGCCATCGTGGTGGTCCTGCTCATGGCGCAGCTCATCGCGCTGATCCTCGGCATGGGCCTCCCCACCACCGCGAACTACATCCTGATGAGCGCCCTGATCGTCCCCATCATCGCCAAGATCGCCGGACTGGACCCCACCAACCCCGCACAGATGCTCCCCGTACACATGTTCGTCTTCTACTTCGGGATCATGGCCGACAGCACCCCACCCGTCGCGCTCGCCGCGTTCGCCGCGGCCGCCATCAGCGGCGGGAACCCCGTCGCGACCGGCGTGCAGGCCTTCCAGTACGAACTGCGCACCGCGCTGCTGGCCTACATGATGTTCTTCAACCCGCAGCTGCTGCTCATCGCGAACGGCCGCCTGGGCGGCGTCACGTGGGCCGAGGCGATCCCCATGATCCTCTTCGCGTTCATCGGTCTCGTCGCGTTCAGCGCCGCCACGCTGCGCTTCCTGCACCGCCGCACCAACCCCCTGCAGGCCATCCTGCTGCTCGTCGCCTCGCTCATCCTGATCATCCCTACCGAGATCGTGTGGAACCTCGGCGCCCTTGCGCTGATCGCCGCCGTGTACTTCTGGCAGAAAGTCGGCAGCCGCGCCGAACCCCCGGCAGAACCACCCGCCGCTCTCGCCTGA
- a CDS encoding TAXI family TRAP transporter solute-binding subunit, with translation MKKTTKQLGALLVLGTAAIALAQGTTFLTIGSGSTTGVYFPVATGMAKMVNDAGAGVRANARSTGGSVFNVNAIATGELDAAIAQNDVVYYAYKGTGLQAFQGKANAKLRTMAVLYPEVLHVVARKDSGIRSIADLKGKRVVIGDLGSGTELTAKQVLESYGLGFDDLGQALRVSPAQGITLMQDKRADALFYTVGVGASAISQIAQTVDVAMVPVGGNQASSLIKKYPFYVRYNIPAKSYKGVGATVPSVAVQATLVTSTAVSDDAVYKAMKAMFDDEAALKAIHPSLASNFSYAKAVKGIPAPLHAGAVKFFREKGLNVK, from the coding sequence ATGAAGAAGACCACGAAACAACTCGGTGCCCTGCTCGTCCTCGGCACCGCCGCCATCGCCCTCGCCCAGGGCACCACCTTCCTGACCATCGGGTCGGGCAGCACCACCGGCGTGTACTTCCCCGTCGCCACCGGCATGGCCAAGATGGTCAACGACGCCGGGGCTGGCGTGCGCGCCAACGCCCGCTCCACCGGCGGCAGCGTCTTCAACGTGAACGCCATCGCCACCGGCGAACTCGACGCGGCCATCGCGCAGAACGACGTCGTGTACTACGCCTACAAGGGCACCGGCCTGCAGGCGTTCCAGGGCAAGGCGAACGCCAAGCTGCGCACCATGGCCGTCCTGTACCCCGAAGTGCTGCACGTCGTGGCCCGCAAGGACAGCGGCATCCGCTCGATCGCCGACCTCAAGGGCAAGCGCGTCGTGATCGGCGACCTGGGCTCCGGCACCGAACTGACCGCCAAGCAGGTCCTCGAATCGTACGGGCTGGGCTTCGACGACCTGGGTCAGGCGCTGCGCGTGTCGCCCGCGCAGGGCATCACCCTGATGCAGGACAAGCGCGCCGACGCGCTGTTCTACACGGTCGGCGTGGGCGCCAGCGCCATCAGCCAGATCGCGCAGACCGTGGACGTCGCCATGGTCCCCGTGGGCGGCAACCAGGCCAGCAGCCTGATCAAGAAGTACCCCTTCTACGTCCGCTACAACATCCCCGCCAAGAGCTACAAGGGCGTGGGCGCCACCGTCCCCAGCGTCGCCGTGCAGGCCACCCTGGTCACCAGCACCGCCGTCAGCGACGACGCCGTGTACAAGGCCATGAAAGCCATGTTCGACGACGAGGCCGCACTGAAGGCCATCCACCCCAGCCTCGCCAGCAACTTCAGCTACGCCAAGGCCGTCAAGGGCATCCCCGCGCCGCTGCACGCCGGGGCCGTCAAGTTCTTCAGGGAAAAAGGCCTGAACGTCAAGTAA